One Aegilops tauschii subsp. strangulata cultivar AL8/78 chromosome 7, Aet v6.0, whole genome shotgun sequence genomic window carries:
- the LOC109757681 gene encoding RING-H2 finger protein ATL46, giving the protein MLLAATACCFLADEAKKSQDGGGGGGGGGGGGGGGLGISPVVLVVVLVLAALVFVSGLLHLLVRLLRWRARARTGATEDGGSEAGEGGGGGRGAGEESALQRQLQQLFHLHDSGLDQAVIDALPVFLYGEVVVGAGNGAGAKEPFDCAVCLCEFAGDDRLRLLPLCGHAFHIDCIDTWLLSNSTCPLCRRVLAADDDAGAAGLLLDEGWGQEGEGAVFPVRLGKFKSTARAAGPGPVDADGIVAAEEGDAGSSSSSLDARRCYSMGSYQYVLAEASLQVSVHRRHGDGANGGAERMRGPRGVVAGGANPPGFGGGEGKRIGAGSKGDSFSVSKIWQWPRNGKGKLPVLAPDGSPAVDGALQWPRRSVGES; this is encoded by the coding sequence ATGTTGCTAGCCGCCACGGCGTGCTGCTTCCTCGCCGACGAGGCCAAGAAGAGCCAggacggcggcgggggcggcggcggagggggaggaggaggaggaggagggctgGGGATTAGCCCGGTGGTGCTGGTCGTGGTGCTGGTGCTGGCCGCGCTCGTGTTCGTCTCCGGCCTGCTGCACCTGCTCGTCAGGCTCCTGCGGTGGCGCGCCCGCGCGCGCACCGGGGCGACGGAGGATGGAGGGAGCGAGGCGggggagggaggcggcggagggcggGGGGCCGGGGAGGAGTCGGCGCTGCAGCGGCAGCTGCAGCAGCTGTTCCACCTGCACGACTCCGGGCTCGACCAGGCCGTCATCGACGCGCTGCCGGTGTTCCTCTACGGGGAGGTGGTGGTCGGCGCCGGGAACGGCGCGGGCGCCAAGGAGCCGTTCGACTGCGCGGTGTGCCTGTGCGAGTTCGCCGGCGACGACCGGCTCCGGCTGCTGCCGCTGTGCGGCCACGCGTTCCACATCGACTGCATCGACACCTGGCTGCTCTCCAACTCCACCTGCCCGCTCTGCCGCCGCGTGCTCGCCGCCGACGACGACGCCGGCGCCGCGGGCCTCCTGCTCGACGAGGGGTGGGGGCAGGAGGGGGAGGGCGCGGTGTTCCCGGTGCGCCTCGGCAAGTTCAAGAGcactgccagggcggccggccccGGCCCCGTCGACGCCGACGGCATTgtggcggcggaggagggcgacgcgggcagcagcagcagcagcctgGACGCCAGGCGGTGCTACTCGATGGGCTCCTACCAGTACGTCCTCGCCGAGGCCAGCCTGCAGGTGTCCGTCCACCGGCGGCACGGCGACGGCGCCAACGGAGGCGCGGAGAGGATGAGGGGCCCGAGAGGGGTCGTCGCCGGCGGTGCGAATCCGCCCGGCTTTGGCGGGGGCGAGGGCAAGAGGATCGGCGCGGGCAGCAAGGGCGACAGCTTCTCGGTGTCCAAGATCTGGCAGTGGCCGCGCAACGGCAAGGGGA